Proteins from a single region of Lujinxingia litoralis:
- a CDS encoding hydroxymethylglutaryl-CoA lyase, which yields MDTNDIRFFEVGPRDGLQNESRVLSCADRVAMIEKLVDAGVRDVEIGSFVHPRWVPQMAQTDEVARQITRREGVRYWALVPNLKGLERAREAGVEHVAVFMSATEAHNQSNLNRSLDESLAALKRTTEAAVSEGMVVRAYISTVFGCPFEGDVDFARVLEIGEELLGNGAEHLSLGDTIGAGTPLQVGQGCARAVQHFGVERVALHLHDTQGLAVASALMAYQAGVRLFDGAVGGMGGCPYAPGAAGNLASEDLVNLLLSMGARVDADLSALCEVTGWLSEEVGLSVRSRYYPYWRSQQEQDT from the coding sequence ATGGACACCAACGACATTCGTTTTTTTGAGGTGGGACCGCGCGATGGTCTTCAGAATGAGTCGCGGGTGCTCAGTTGCGCGGATCGCGTGGCGATGATTGAGAAGCTCGTCGACGCGGGGGTGCGCGACGTGGAGATCGGCAGCTTTGTGCATCCGCGCTGGGTGCCGCAGATGGCGCAGACCGATGAGGTGGCTCGCCAGATTACGCGGCGAGAGGGCGTGCGCTACTGGGCGCTGGTGCCTAACCTCAAGGGGCTGGAGCGCGCCCGGGAGGCCGGCGTGGAGCACGTCGCGGTGTTTATGTCGGCGACCGAAGCGCATAACCAGTCCAACCTCAATCGCTCTCTGGACGAGAGTCTGGCGGCGCTCAAACGTACCACCGAGGCGGCGGTGAGCGAGGGAATGGTGGTTCGGGCGTATATTTCGACGGTATTTGGTTGCCCTTTTGAGGGCGATGTCGACTTTGCCCGAGTGCTGGAGATTGGCGAGGAGCTGTTGGGCAATGGTGCCGAACATCTCTCGCTGGGCGATACGATCGGGGCGGGTACGCCTCTGCAGGTGGGCCAGGGCTGCGCTCGGGCCGTGCAACACTTTGGTGTGGAGCGCGTGGCGCTGCACCTGCATGACACGCAGGGGCTGGCGGTGGCCAGCGCGCTGATGGCCTATCAGGCCGGGGTGCGCCTGTTTGATGGGGCGGTCGGTGGGATGGGCGGTTGTCCCTATGCGCCGGGCGCGGCGGGCAACCTGGCCAGTGAAGATCTCGTCAATCTCCTGCTCTCCATGGGCGCAAGGGTCGATGCCGACTTAAGCGCGCTGTGCGAGG